One Raphanus sativus cultivar WK10039 unplaced genomic scaffold, ASM80110v3 Scaffold3624, whole genome shotgun sequence genomic window, GTATCCGGTCCAATCTTCTTCTTTGACGCAAAGAGAGATCACAGCAATCTCAGGTCCACCTTTCATTGTTCCTTTATAGACCTGACTATCAGCAGATAAACCAATGATGTTGCTGAAGTCTTCACACGCCACCTCAAGCTCTTGCCTTGTGAATCTCGAGACATCCTTGAGCATTTCAGAATCTGGAGTAATAAGAGAACAAAAAGCCACACTTATTTTGAGTTGTTTGAATTGGAATGTTGGAAGATTTTTttggaaagatgatgatttctAACCAACGTAGACTGCGAACTTTTCCTTTAGGCTTGAAGATTTCTTCCAAGGAATGATGAGAGAAGGCCTGTTTTGCCAGCGGTGAACTGCTGAGAAAAGTGCAACCAGGCAGAACAAAGCGACCATTGATCCTGTGACTATCTCAAGCGCAAGAAGCCACTTAGGTCTTGATGTTTTATGATGCTTAGCCACAATTTCAGCTGACTGGTGCTTTGGTGGGGAGCTGGGACTTTCATGAGTTTTGACCAGCTGTGCGTTACCTGCCCCCACGGATTATTACATTTTAGTAAAAACCAAGACCAGCTGGGCCatgaaatgaaaacaaaaaagctATATCTTACACACCGCATTGGGAAGATGGTCTGTGCTTAAGATCCTTGTTTTGCATGCAGTTCCCTTGAAAGCTCGTCCTAGTTTTGACcataaaaaaaaggagaaactCTCAAGCAAAACTGGAGATGTCTAGAGCTCGAAAAAGACAACCTAGATGATAAGAATACCTTGGAAAGTGCTCCAAACACTTTGGAATGTTTCCCACAAAGAAGTTGTATGAAAAGTCAGCTACTTTCAACTGAGAAGACTTGCACAGACCAGCAGTATTAGCACTTGAATTTGAAGAAAACCTGCAACAGAGTTGAGTAAAACCAAAATCCCATTAAAACATTTGCCATTGCAGACAGAAGTGTTTCATACTATTTTGCTAAACTCACAATTTTGACGGATAGCCAGATGATCCAGCGGCGAGAAGACTTCCCTGAAGCCTATTCCTGTCGATATGAAGTTCTTTAAGGTACTTCAAGTTACCAATCTCTGAAGGCAGCTTTCCCGTTAAACCATTGGACTGAAGGTTTCTGCAAAATGTGAAACAAAAGCGTCATTATGAAGAAAAGGTATTGAAACCGTCAGTTTTGGTTGCTGTAAAAGGTTGAGTCTTTTTATTACATGATGATAATGCTGGACAAACTCCCGACCTCAGCGGGGATAGGACCCATGAGATGATTGTTTCCTAAGTCCAAGATCTTGAGATTACTCAACTTGCCAATCTCCTTTGGTATTGTCCCGAGTAGAAGGTTCCCATGTAAGACTCTACCAGAAGCATTCAATGATTGTCAAAATCACAAACatcaaactatatattatgTCAAGAGAGAGATGGAAAGCGTACAGTTCCTGAAGGAAGGTTAATTGACACAACTCAGGCGCAAGAAACCCTTTAATAGATGAAGCAGATATGTTTCTGCACACGAAAAGAAAGATCAAAATCAACAAGCCAAATCTCACTCATAAAAGAAGTGATGTTGTTGCAGATAAAGAGAGTGTTACATCTTGATGACATGGTCTTTAGAGGGAGAGCAAGTAACGCCGGACCAAGCGCAAGGATGTGAATTGGGGTCGTTCCAGTTAGACATAACTAGGAAAGGGTCTTCATAGATTGCTTCCTTGAATCTTCTTAGA contains:
- the LOC130506756 gene encoding probable LRR receptor-like serine/threonine-protein kinase At1g63430, encoding MRSNCCSLPLLRLSLLLGLFFISCDAFASNEVEALRRFKEAIYEDPFLVMSNWNDPNSHPCAWSGVTCSPSKDHVIKINISASSIKGFLAPELCQLTFLQELVLHGNLLLGTIPKEIGKLSNLKILDLGNNHLMGPIPAEVGSLSSIIIINLQSNGLTGKLPSEIGNLKYLKELHIDRNRLQGSLLAAGSSGYPSKLFSSNSSANTAGLCKSSQLKVADFSYNFFVGNIPKCLEHFPRTSFQGNCMQNKDLKHRPSSQCGNAQLVKTHESPSSPPKHQSAEIVAKHHKTSRPKWLLALEIVTGSMVALFCLVALFSAVHRWQNRPSLIIPWKKSSSLKEKFAVYVDSEMLKDVSRFTRQELEVACEDFSNIIGLSADSQVYKGTMKGGPEIAVISLCVKEEDWTGYLELYFQREVADLARLNHENAGKLLGYCKETSPFARMLVFEYASNGTLYEHLHYGEAALVSWARRMKIVIGIARGLKYLHMELDPPFTISELSSNAIYLTEDFTPKLVDFECWKTILARSEKNLRNINSEGAVCVLPNAMESRYLDVSGNIYAFGVLLLEIVSGRPPFCKDRGFLIEWAKEYLETPEAMTSLVDPELKHFNQEELETVCEVARQCLNRDPNNNSNNNNKPSVQELCETLESRISLSISAELRSSSLAWAELALDS